Proteins encoded in a region of the Leopardus geoffroyi isolate Oge1 chromosome E2, O.geoffroyi_Oge1_pat1.0, whole genome shotgun sequence genome:
- the TMEM208 gene encoding transmembrane protein 208 isoform X1: protein MAPKGKVGTRGKKQIFEENRETLKFYLRIILGANAIYCLVTLVFFYSSASFWAWVALGFSLAVYGASYHSMSSMARAAFSEDGALMDGGMDLNMEQGMADLLSIHRHLKDVILLTAIVQVLSCFSLYIWSFWLLAPGRALYLLWVNVLGPWFTADSGTPAPEHNEKRQRRQERRQMKRL, encoded by the exons ATGGCG CCCAAGGGCAAAGTGGGCACGAGAGGGAAGAAGCAGATATTTGAAGAGAACAGAGAGACTCTGAAGTTCTATTTGCGGATCATACTGGGGGCAAAT GCCATTTACTGTCTTGTGACCTTGGTGTTCTTCTACTCATCTGCCTCATTTTGGGCCTGG GTGGCCCTGGGCTTTAGCCTGGCAGTATATGGGGCCAGCTACCACTCTATGAGCTCAATGGCACGGGCAGCCTTTTCTGAGGATGGGGCCCTGATGGATGGTGGAATGGACCTCAACATGGAGCAGGGCATGGCAGA CCTCCTTTCTATTCACAGGCACCTTAAGGATGTGATTCTACTGACAGCCATCGTGCAAGTGCTCAGCTGCTTCTCCCTCTACATCTGGTCCTTCTGGCTTCTG GCTCCGGGCCGGGCCCTTTACCTTCTGTGGGTGAATGTGTTGGGCCCTTGGTTCACAGCAGACAGTGGCACCCCAGCACCAGAGCACAATGAGAAACGGCAACGCCGACAGGAGCGGCGGCAGATGAAGCGGTTATAG
- the TMEM208 gene encoding transmembrane protein 208 isoform X2: MAPKGKVGTRGKKQIFEENRETLKFYLRIILGANAIYCLVTLVFFYSSASFWAWVALGFSLAVYGASYHSMSSMARAAFSEDGALMDGGMDLNMEQGMAEHLKDVILLTAIVQVLSCFSLYIWSFWLLAPGRALYLLWVNVLGPWFTADSGTPAPEHNEKRQRRQERRQMKRL, from the exons ATGGCG CCCAAGGGCAAAGTGGGCACGAGAGGGAAGAAGCAGATATTTGAAGAGAACAGAGAGACTCTGAAGTTCTATTTGCGGATCATACTGGGGGCAAAT GCCATTTACTGTCTTGTGACCTTGGTGTTCTTCTACTCATCTGCCTCATTTTGGGCCTGG GTGGCCCTGGGCTTTAGCCTGGCAGTATATGGGGCCAGCTACCACTCTATGAGCTCAATGGCACGGGCAGCCTTTTCTGAGGATGGGGCCCTGATGGATGGTGGAATGGACCTCAACATGGAGCAGGGCATGGCAGA GCACCTTAAGGATGTGATTCTACTGACAGCCATCGTGCAAGTGCTCAGCTGCTTCTCCCTCTACATCTGGTCCTTCTGGCTTCTG GCTCCGGGCCGGGCCCTTTACCTTCTGTGGGTGAATGTGTTGGGCCCTTGGTTCACAGCAGACAGTGGCACCCCAGCACCAGAGCACAATGAGAAACGGCAACGCCGACAGGAGCGGCGGCAGATGAAGCGGTTATAG
- the EXOC3L1 gene encoding exocyst complex component 3-like protein isoform X9, with protein MLTYILSFLPLSDQKEASLVSRAWYCAAQNALRETNVQYNIPVSSASLPAIKSLGLRGITCISLTNLDDSPASHEVLECVAYHLGPHLQSLCLSGGSPSEAAFVALILGCPALRILDLSGCNSLFTSGMLLAQPETAQRVQQVLSGLCELNLAGLWDLTDLSFNRLSSCAPRLERLSLAYCHLTFELGPAWGSLGPQDSSPSQLSFHNLLRFVKERAGSLHALDLSGTGLLPEALQALGQVAGLQLQELSLHGCQDLSTEAVAALCRLQSGLISLDLGGCSGLADGALVAISQGLGHLQRLSLRKLQRLTDAGCTALGDLQELQSLDLAECCLVSGWGLAQALGSGHRAPAPLASLSLAYCASLKDASVLSLIPVLSPSLRVLDLSSCVALTNRTLQAISAYLTHLSVLRLAWCKELRDWGLLGLGEPSEEPTQEPQDHLRAKLRRNLRSRSLFPQLHQELEHQASGPKEPPQPQGPSLLMLRALQELDLTACSKLTDASLAKVLRFPQLRQLSLSLLPALTDKGLVAVAKGCPSLEHLVLSHCSLLSDEGWAQAASSWPRLRHLNLSSCSQLTEQTLDTIGQACKQLRMLDVSMCPGISMAAIRHFQAQLPQVACIQSRFVGGADLTLTL; from the exons ATGCTCACATATATTCTGAGCTTCCTGCCTCTGTCAGATCAGAAAGAGGCCTCCCTCGTGAGTCGGGCTTGGTACTGTGCAGCCCAGAATGCTCTTCGGGAG ACCAATGTGCAGTACAACATCCCTgtgtcctctgcctccctcccggccaTCAAGAGCCTGGGCCTCAGGGGCATCACCTGCATCAGCCTGACCAACCTGGATGACTCACCAGCTTCGCATGAGGTGCTGGAGTGTGTTGCCTACCACTTGGGCCCGCATCTGCAGAGCTTGTGCCTCAGTGGGGGCAGCCCCTCGGAGGCCGCCTTTGTGGCCCTGATCCTAGGCTGCCCAGCCCTGCGTATCCTTGACCTCAGTGGCTGCAACAGCCTCTTCACATCGGGCATGCTACTAGCTCAGCCCGAGACGGCACAGCGGGTCCAGCAGGTGTTGAGTGGCCTCTGTGAGCTCAACTTGGCTGGCCTGTGGGACCTGACCGACCTCAGCTTCAACCGGCTCAGCAGCTGTGCCCCCCGCTTGGAGCGCCTCTCCTTGGCCTACTGTCACCTCACCTTTGAATTaggcccagcctggggctccctTGGCCCCCAAgactcctccccctcccaactCTCCTTCCACAACCTGCTGCGGTTCGTGAAGGAAAGGGCTGGTAGTCTGCATGCCCTGGACCTGAGTGGCACTGGCTTGCTCCCTGAGGCCCTGCAGGCCCTGGGTCAGGTGGCCGGGCTGCAGCTGCAGGAACTGAGCCTGCATGGCTGCCAGGACCTCTCCACAGAGGCTGTGGCTGCCCTTTGCCGCCTGCAATCGGGCCTGATCTCCTTGGACCTCGGCGGCTGCTCAGGACTGGCTGATGGGGCACTCGTGGCCATAAGCCAGGGCCTGGGGCACCTGCAGCGCCTCAGCCTGAGGAAGCTGCAGCGGCTGACAGACGCAGGATGTACGGCCTTGGGGGACCTGCAGGAGCTGCAGAGCTTGGACCTGGCAGAGTGCTGCCTGGTGAGTGGGTGGGGCCTGGCTCAGGCCCTGGGTTCAGGGCACAGAGCTCCAGCCCCACTGGCCTCCCTCAGCCTGGCCTACTGCGCCTCACTCAAG GATGCCTCAGTGCTCTCCCTGATCCCAGTGCTGAGCCCAAGCCTCAGGGTGCTAGACTTATCTTCCTGTGTGGCCCTCACCAACAGGACCCTGCAGGCCATCTCTGCCTACCTAACCCACCTCTCAGTCCTGCGCCTGGCCTGGTGCAAGGAGCTCCGAGACTGGGGACTTCTGGGGCTGGGGGAACCAAGTGAAGAGCCTACACAGGAGCCCCAG GACCATTTGAGGGCCAAACTCAGGAGGAACCTGAGAAGCAGGAGCCTCTTCCCACAGCTACATCAAGAGTTGGAGCATCAGGCCTCAGGCCCCAAGGAGCCTCCCCAGCCACagggcccttccctgctcatgctgcgGGCCTTGCAGGAGTTGGACCTCACAGCCTGCAGCAAGCTAACTGATGCCAGTTTGGCCAAG GTGCTCCGGTTCCCCCAGCTGAGGCAACTGTCACTGAGCCTGTTGCCAGCACTCACAGACAAGGGTTTGGTGGCTGTGGCCAAGGGCTGCCCCAGCCTGGAGCACTTGGTGCTGAGTCACTGCAGCCTCCTCAGTGATGAGGGCTGGGCCCAGGCAGCCAGCTCCTGGCCGAGGCTGCGGCACCTCAACCTATCCAGCTGCAGTCAGCTCACAGAGCA AACTCTGGATACCATTGGGCAGGCGTGCAAGCAGCTCCGGATGTTAGATGTGTCCATGTGCCCTGGTATCAGCATGGCTGCCATCAGGCACTTCCAAGCCCAACTGCCCCAGGTGGCCTGCATCCAGTCCCGCTTCGTGGGAGGGGCTGACCTGACCTTGACGCTCTAG
- the EXOC3L1 gene encoding exocyst complex component 3-like protein isoform X8, with product MRWRSRCPRSKGQKSTKSSKYQDLQMLTYILSFLPLSDQKEASLVSRAWYCAAQNALRETNVQYNIPVSSASLPAIKSLGLRGITCISLTNLDDSPASHEVLECVAYHLGPHLQSLCLSGGSPSEAAFVALILGCPALRILDLSGCNSLFTSGMLLAQPETAQRVQQVLSGLCELNLAGLWDLTDLSFNRLSSCAPRLERLSLAYCHLTFELGPAWGSLGPQDSSPSQLSFHNLLRFVKERAGSLHALDLSGTGLLPEALQALGQVAGLQLQELSLHGCQDLSTEAVAALCRLQSGLISLDLGGCSGLADGALVAISQGLGHLQRLSLRKLQRLTDAGCTALGDLQELQSLDLAECCLVSGWGLAQALGSGHRAPAPLASLSLAYCASLKDASVLSLIPVLSPSLRVLDLSSCVALTNRTLQAISAYLTHLSVLRLAWCKELRDWGLLGLGEPSEEPTQEPQLHQELEHQASGPKEPPQPQGPSLLMLRALQELDLTACSKLTDASLAKVLRFPQLRQLSLSLLPALTDKGLVAVAKGCPSLEHLVLSHCSLLSDEGWAQAASSWPRLRHLNLSSCSQLTEQTLDTIGQACKQLRMLDVSMCPGISMAAIRHFQAQLPQVACIQSRFVGGADLTLTL from the exons ATGCGATGGCGGAGTCGCTGCCCCAGGAG CAAGGGACAGAAGAGCACGAAGAGTTCAAAGTATCAGGATCTTCAG ATGCTCACATATATTCTGAGCTTCCTGCCTCTGTCAGATCAGAAAGAGGCCTCCCTCGTGAGTCGGGCTTGGTACTGTGCAGCCCAGAATGCTCTTCGGGAG ACCAATGTGCAGTACAACATCCCTgtgtcctctgcctccctcccggccaTCAAGAGCCTGGGCCTCAGGGGCATCACCTGCATCAGCCTGACCAACCTGGATGACTCACCAGCTTCGCATGAGGTGCTGGAGTGTGTTGCCTACCACTTGGGCCCGCATCTGCAGAGCTTGTGCCTCAGTGGGGGCAGCCCCTCGGAGGCCGCCTTTGTGGCCCTGATCCTAGGCTGCCCAGCCCTGCGTATCCTTGACCTCAGTGGCTGCAACAGCCTCTTCACATCGGGCATGCTACTAGCTCAGCCCGAGACGGCACAGCGGGTCCAGCAGGTGTTGAGTGGCCTCTGTGAGCTCAACTTGGCTGGCCTGTGGGACCTGACCGACCTCAGCTTCAACCGGCTCAGCAGCTGTGCCCCCCGCTTGGAGCGCCTCTCCTTGGCCTACTGTCACCTCACCTTTGAATTaggcccagcctggggctccctTGGCCCCCAAgactcctccccctcccaactCTCCTTCCACAACCTGCTGCGGTTCGTGAAGGAAAGGGCTGGTAGTCTGCATGCCCTGGACCTGAGTGGCACTGGCTTGCTCCCTGAGGCCCTGCAGGCCCTGGGTCAGGTGGCCGGGCTGCAGCTGCAGGAACTGAGCCTGCATGGCTGCCAGGACCTCTCCACAGAGGCTGTGGCTGCCCTTTGCCGCCTGCAATCGGGCCTGATCTCCTTGGACCTCGGCGGCTGCTCAGGACTGGCTGATGGGGCACTCGTGGCCATAAGCCAGGGCCTGGGGCACCTGCAGCGCCTCAGCCTGAGGAAGCTGCAGCGGCTGACAGACGCAGGATGTACGGCCTTGGGGGACCTGCAGGAGCTGCAGAGCTTGGACCTGGCAGAGTGCTGCCTGGTGAGTGGGTGGGGCCTGGCTCAGGCCCTGGGTTCAGGGCACAGAGCTCCAGCCCCACTGGCCTCCCTCAGCCTGGCCTACTGCGCCTCACTCAAG GATGCCTCAGTGCTCTCCCTGATCCCAGTGCTGAGCCCAAGCCTCAGGGTGCTAGACTTATCTTCCTGTGTGGCCCTCACCAACAGGACCCTGCAGGCCATCTCTGCCTACCTAACCCACCTCTCAGTCCTGCGCCTGGCCTGGTGCAAGGAGCTCCGAGACTGGGGACTTCTGGGGCTGGGGGAACCAAGTGAAGAGCCTACACAGGAGCCCCAG CTACATCAAGAGTTGGAGCATCAGGCCTCAGGCCCCAAGGAGCCTCCCCAGCCACagggcccttccctgctcatgctgcgGGCCTTGCAGGAGTTGGACCTCACAGCCTGCAGCAAGCTAACTGATGCCAGTTTGGCCAAG GTGCTCCGGTTCCCCCAGCTGAGGCAACTGTCACTGAGCCTGTTGCCAGCACTCACAGACAAGGGTTTGGTGGCTGTGGCCAAGGGCTGCCCCAGCCTGGAGCACTTGGTGCTGAGTCACTGCAGCCTCCTCAGTGATGAGGGCTGGGCCCAGGCAGCCAGCTCCTGGCCGAGGCTGCGGCACCTCAACCTATCCAGCTGCAGTCAGCTCACAGAGCA AACTCTGGATACCATTGGGCAGGCGTGCAAGCAGCTCCGGATGTTAGATGTGTCCATGTGCCCTGGTATCAGCATGGCTGCCATCAGGCACTTCCAAGCCCAACTGCCCCAGGTGGCCTGCATCCAGTCCCGCTTCGTGGGAGGGGCTGACCTGACCTTGACGCTCTAG
- the EXOC3L1 gene encoding exocyst complex component 3-like protein isoform X7 translates to MAESLPQEMLTYILSFLPLSDQKEASLVSRAWYCAAQNALRETNVQYNIPVSSASLPAIKSLGLRGITCISLTNLDDSPASHEVLECVAYHLGPHLQSLCLSGGSPSEAAFVALILGCPALRILDLSGCNSLFTSGMLLAQPETAQRVQQVLSGLCELNLAGLWDLTDLSFNRLSSCAPRLERLSLAYCHLTFELGPAWGSLGPQDSSPSQLSFHNLLRFVKERAGSLHALDLSGTGLLPEALQALGQVAGLQLQELSLHGCQDLSTEAVAALCRLQSGLISLDLGGCSGLADGALVAISQGLGHLQRLSLRKLQRLTDAGCTALGDLQELQSLDLAECCLVSGWGLAQALGSGHRAPAPLASLSLAYCASLKDASVLSLIPVLSPSLRVLDLSSCVALTNRTLQAISAYLTHLSVLRLAWCKELRDWGLLGLGEPSEEPTQEPQDHLRAKLRRNLRSRSLFPQLHQELEHQASGPKEPPQPQGPSLLMLRALQELDLTACSKLTDASLAKVLRFPQLRQLSLSLLPALTDKGLVAVAKGCPSLEHLVLSHCSLLSDEGWAQAASSWPRLRHLNLSSCSQLTEQTLDTIGQACKQLRMLDVSMCPGISMAAIRHFQAQLPQVACIQSRFVGGADLTLTL, encoded by the exons ATGGCGGAGTCGCTGCCCCAGGAG ATGCTCACATATATTCTGAGCTTCCTGCCTCTGTCAGATCAGAAAGAGGCCTCCCTCGTGAGTCGGGCTTGGTACTGTGCAGCCCAGAATGCTCTTCGGGAG ACCAATGTGCAGTACAACATCCCTgtgtcctctgcctccctcccggccaTCAAGAGCCTGGGCCTCAGGGGCATCACCTGCATCAGCCTGACCAACCTGGATGACTCACCAGCTTCGCATGAGGTGCTGGAGTGTGTTGCCTACCACTTGGGCCCGCATCTGCAGAGCTTGTGCCTCAGTGGGGGCAGCCCCTCGGAGGCCGCCTTTGTGGCCCTGATCCTAGGCTGCCCAGCCCTGCGTATCCTTGACCTCAGTGGCTGCAACAGCCTCTTCACATCGGGCATGCTACTAGCTCAGCCCGAGACGGCACAGCGGGTCCAGCAGGTGTTGAGTGGCCTCTGTGAGCTCAACTTGGCTGGCCTGTGGGACCTGACCGACCTCAGCTTCAACCGGCTCAGCAGCTGTGCCCCCCGCTTGGAGCGCCTCTCCTTGGCCTACTGTCACCTCACCTTTGAATTaggcccagcctggggctccctTGGCCCCCAAgactcctccccctcccaactCTCCTTCCACAACCTGCTGCGGTTCGTGAAGGAAAGGGCTGGTAGTCTGCATGCCCTGGACCTGAGTGGCACTGGCTTGCTCCCTGAGGCCCTGCAGGCCCTGGGTCAGGTGGCCGGGCTGCAGCTGCAGGAACTGAGCCTGCATGGCTGCCAGGACCTCTCCACAGAGGCTGTGGCTGCCCTTTGCCGCCTGCAATCGGGCCTGATCTCCTTGGACCTCGGCGGCTGCTCAGGACTGGCTGATGGGGCACTCGTGGCCATAAGCCAGGGCCTGGGGCACCTGCAGCGCCTCAGCCTGAGGAAGCTGCAGCGGCTGACAGACGCAGGATGTACGGCCTTGGGGGACCTGCAGGAGCTGCAGAGCTTGGACCTGGCAGAGTGCTGCCTGGTGAGTGGGTGGGGCCTGGCTCAGGCCCTGGGTTCAGGGCACAGAGCTCCAGCCCCACTGGCCTCCCTCAGCCTGGCCTACTGCGCCTCACTCAAG GATGCCTCAGTGCTCTCCCTGATCCCAGTGCTGAGCCCAAGCCTCAGGGTGCTAGACTTATCTTCCTGTGTGGCCCTCACCAACAGGACCCTGCAGGCCATCTCTGCCTACCTAACCCACCTCTCAGTCCTGCGCCTGGCCTGGTGCAAGGAGCTCCGAGACTGGGGACTTCTGGGGCTGGGGGAACCAAGTGAAGAGCCTACACAGGAGCCCCAG GACCATTTGAGGGCCAAACTCAGGAGGAACCTGAGAAGCAGGAGCCTCTTCCCACAGCTACATCAAGAGTTGGAGCATCAGGCCTCAGGCCCCAAGGAGCCTCCCCAGCCACagggcccttccctgctcatgctgcgGGCCTTGCAGGAGTTGGACCTCACAGCCTGCAGCAAGCTAACTGATGCCAGTTTGGCCAAG GTGCTCCGGTTCCCCCAGCTGAGGCAACTGTCACTGAGCCTGTTGCCAGCACTCACAGACAAGGGTTTGGTGGCTGTGGCCAAGGGCTGCCCCAGCCTGGAGCACTTGGTGCTGAGTCACTGCAGCCTCCTCAGTGATGAGGGCTGGGCCCAGGCAGCCAGCTCCTGGCCGAGGCTGCGGCACCTCAACCTATCCAGCTGCAGTCAGCTCACAGAGCA AACTCTGGATACCATTGGGCAGGCGTGCAAGCAGCTCCGGATGTTAGATGTGTCCATGTGCCCTGGTATCAGCATGGCTGCCATCAGGCACTTCCAAGCCCAACTGCCCCAGGTGGCCTGCATCCAGTCCCGCTTCGTGGGAGGGGCTGACCTGACCTTGACGCTCTAG
- the EXOC3L1 gene encoding exocyst complex component 3-like protein isoform X6: protein MRWRSRCPRSKGQKSTKSSKYQDLQMLTYILSFLPLSDQKEASLVSRAWYCAAQNALRETNVQYNIPVSSASLPAIKSLGLRGITCISLTNLDDSPASHEVLECVAYHLGPHLQSLCLSGGSPSEAAFVALILGCPALRILDLSGCNSLFTSGMLLAQPETAQRVQQVLSGLCELNLAGLWDLTDLSFNRLSSCAPRLERLSLAYCHLTFELGPAWGSLGPQDSSPSQLSFHNLLRFVKERAGSLHALDLSGTGLLPEALQALGQVAGLQLQELSLHGCQDLSTEAVAALCRLQSGLISLDLGGCSGLADGALVAISQGLGHLQRLSLRKLQRLTDAGCTALGDLQELQSLDLAECCLVSGWGLAQALGSGHRAPAPLASLSLAYCASLKDASVLSLIPVLSPSLRVLDLSSCVALTNRTLQAISAYLTHLSVLRLAWCKELRDWGLLGLGEPSEEPTQEPQDHLRAKLRRNLRSRSLFPQLHQELEHQASGPKEPPQPQGPSLLMLRALQELDLTACSKLTDASLAKVLRFPQLRQLSLSLLPALTDKGLVAVAKGCPSLEHLVLSHCSLLSDEGWAQAASSWPRLRHLNLSSCSQLTEQTLDTIGQACKQLRMLDVSMCPGISMAAIRHFQAQLPQVACIQSRFVGGADLTLTL, encoded by the exons ATGCGATGGCGGAGTCGCTGCCCCAGGAG CAAGGGACAGAAGAGCACGAAGAGTTCAAAGTATCAGGATCTTCAG ATGCTCACATATATTCTGAGCTTCCTGCCTCTGTCAGATCAGAAAGAGGCCTCCCTCGTGAGTCGGGCTTGGTACTGTGCAGCCCAGAATGCTCTTCGGGAG ACCAATGTGCAGTACAACATCCCTgtgtcctctgcctccctcccggccaTCAAGAGCCTGGGCCTCAGGGGCATCACCTGCATCAGCCTGACCAACCTGGATGACTCACCAGCTTCGCATGAGGTGCTGGAGTGTGTTGCCTACCACTTGGGCCCGCATCTGCAGAGCTTGTGCCTCAGTGGGGGCAGCCCCTCGGAGGCCGCCTTTGTGGCCCTGATCCTAGGCTGCCCAGCCCTGCGTATCCTTGACCTCAGTGGCTGCAACAGCCTCTTCACATCGGGCATGCTACTAGCTCAGCCCGAGACGGCACAGCGGGTCCAGCAGGTGTTGAGTGGCCTCTGTGAGCTCAACTTGGCTGGCCTGTGGGACCTGACCGACCTCAGCTTCAACCGGCTCAGCAGCTGTGCCCCCCGCTTGGAGCGCCTCTCCTTGGCCTACTGTCACCTCACCTTTGAATTaggcccagcctggggctccctTGGCCCCCAAgactcctccccctcccaactCTCCTTCCACAACCTGCTGCGGTTCGTGAAGGAAAGGGCTGGTAGTCTGCATGCCCTGGACCTGAGTGGCACTGGCTTGCTCCCTGAGGCCCTGCAGGCCCTGGGTCAGGTGGCCGGGCTGCAGCTGCAGGAACTGAGCCTGCATGGCTGCCAGGACCTCTCCACAGAGGCTGTGGCTGCCCTTTGCCGCCTGCAATCGGGCCTGATCTCCTTGGACCTCGGCGGCTGCTCAGGACTGGCTGATGGGGCACTCGTGGCCATAAGCCAGGGCCTGGGGCACCTGCAGCGCCTCAGCCTGAGGAAGCTGCAGCGGCTGACAGACGCAGGATGTACGGCCTTGGGGGACCTGCAGGAGCTGCAGAGCTTGGACCTGGCAGAGTGCTGCCTGGTGAGTGGGTGGGGCCTGGCTCAGGCCCTGGGTTCAGGGCACAGAGCTCCAGCCCCACTGGCCTCCCTCAGCCTGGCCTACTGCGCCTCACTCAAG GATGCCTCAGTGCTCTCCCTGATCCCAGTGCTGAGCCCAAGCCTCAGGGTGCTAGACTTATCTTCCTGTGTGGCCCTCACCAACAGGACCCTGCAGGCCATCTCTGCCTACCTAACCCACCTCTCAGTCCTGCGCCTGGCCTGGTGCAAGGAGCTCCGAGACTGGGGACTTCTGGGGCTGGGGGAACCAAGTGAAGAGCCTACACAGGAGCCCCAG GACCATTTGAGGGCCAAACTCAGGAGGAACCTGAGAAGCAGGAGCCTCTTCCCACAGCTACATCAAGAGTTGGAGCATCAGGCCTCAGGCCCCAAGGAGCCTCCCCAGCCACagggcccttccctgctcatgctgcgGGCCTTGCAGGAGTTGGACCTCACAGCCTGCAGCAAGCTAACTGATGCCAGTTTGGCCAAG GTGCTCCGGTTCCCCCAGCTGAGGCAACTGTCACTGAGCCTGTTGCCAGCACTCACAGACAAGGGTTTGGTGGCTGTGGCCAAGGGCTGCCCCAGCCTGGAGCACTTGGTGCTGAGTCACTGCAGCCTCCTCAGTGATGAGGGCTGGGCCCAGGCAGCCAGCTCCTGGCCGAGGCTGCGGCACCTCAACCTATCCAGCTGCAGTCAGCTCACAGAGCA AACTCTGGATACCATTGGGCAGGCGTGCAAGCAGCTCCGGATGTTAGATGTGTCCATGTGCCCTGGTATCAGCATGGCTGCCATCAGGCACTTCCAAGCCCAACTGCCCCAGGTGGCCTGCATCCAGTCCCGCTTCGTGGGAGGGGCTGACCTGACCTTGACGCTCTAG